One Kineococcus radiotolerans SRS30216 = ATCC BAA-149 DNA window includes the following coding sequences:
- a CDS encoding ACP S-malonyltransferase: MLVFVFPGQGSQSPGFLAPWLELPGVADRLRWASAVVGDDLLAHGTVSDAETLRDTAVAQPLIVAAGLLGLRELVASPAELAAAAGAVAGHSVGELTAAAATGALSAEQALVLVRERGRGMAAAAAVRPTGMSAVLGGDPDEVAATLARHGLTPANANGGGQTVAAGTVEALAALAADPPAKARVIPLQVAGAFHTEHMAPAVGTLASLAAGIDAGTASAPIAANADGELVSDGAAFLQRLVAQVSRPVRWDLVTEAFTRLGVTGLIEVPPAGTLTNLAKRTLKGVDVLALKTPDDLDKARAMITEHGGAAATVTTSEATL, translated from the coding sequence GTGCTCGTCTTCGTCTTCCCCGGCCAGGGGTCGCAGTCCCCCGGCTTCCTCGCGCCCTGGCTCGAACTGCCGGGCGTGGCGGACCGGCTGCGCTGGGCCTCCGCCGTCGTCGGCGACGACCTCCTCGCCCACGGCACGGTCTCCGACGCCGAGACGCTGCGCGACACCGCCGTGGCCCAGCCCCTCATCGTCGCCGCCGGGCTCCTCGGGCTGCGCGAGCTCGTCGCCTCCCCCGCCGAGCTCGCCGCCGCGGCCGGAGCCGTGGCGGGCCACTCCGTGGGCGAGCTCACCGCGGCCGCCGCCACCGGGGCGCTCTCCGCCGAGCAGGCCCTCGTCCTGGTCCGCGAGCGCGGGCGCGGGATGGCCGCCGCCGCCGCGGTGCGGCCCACCGGGATGAGCGCCGTCCTGGGTGGTGACCCCGACGAGGTCGCCGCCACCCTCGCCCGGCACGGGCTCACCCCCGCCAACGCCAACGGCGGCGGGCAGACCGTGGCCGCCGGCACCGTCGAGGCCCTCGCCGCGCTCGCCGCGGACCCGCCCGCGAAGGCGCGGGTGATCCCCCTGCAGGTCGCCGGCGCCTTCCACACCGAGCACATGGCCCCCGCGGTCGGCACCCTGGCCTCCCTGGCCGCCGGGATCGACGCCGGGACGGCGAGCGCGCCCATCGCCGCGAACGCCGACGGCGAGCTCGTCAGCGACGGGGCGGCGTTCCTGCAGCGGCTGGTCGCCCAGGTCAGCCGGCCCGTGCGCTGGGACCTCGTCACCGAGGCGTTCACCCGCCTCGGGGTGACCGGGCTCATCGAGGTGCCCCCCGCGGGCACGTTGACCAACCTGGCCAAGCGCACACTGAAGGGCGTGGACGTCCTGGCGCTCAAGACGCCGGACGACCTGGACAAGGCCCGCGCCATGATCACCGAGCACGGTGGTGCGGCCGCGACCGTGACGACCTCGGAGGCCACCCTGTGA
- a CDS encoding PucR family transcriptional regulator: MRAPRGPRHRGRRRRTPYARCVPPDSTELSPQTVRRLEAAQGAFASAIAARMDSDLPWYAALPADERSWVGLVAQAGFGDFLRWLSGPDPDVLAGTALFGTAPRELMRSVTLQQTVELVRAAITVVEEGLDAVVGESHPAEQVIAREALLRYSREVAFAAAAVYARAAEARGAWDARLEALLVDAVLRGDGEDTIASRAAALGWTLDAATTVVIGPSSEETTAGAVARVRSVARQAGGEALVGVQGDRLVVVLSGGLDVQATAEQLARSEFGPGPVVVGPTVPRLPVAARSARAALAGVVAARAWPEAPRPVLADDLLPERALSGDATARRALVDRAYVPLEEAGGALLETLTAYLAHGGSLEACARSLYVHANTVRYRLRRVAEVCGWTPSAPRERFVLQTALALGRLSQSGPGGRGEGQTPAR, encoded by the coding sequence GTGCGGGCCCCGCGCGGACCGCGGCACCGGGGCCGGCGCCGCCGCACGCCCTACGCTCGCTGCGTGCCCCCCGACTCCACCGAGCTGTCCCCGCAGACGGTCCGCCGCCTGGAGGCGGCGCAGGGGGCCTTCGCCTCGGCGATCGCGGCCCGGATGGACTCCGACCTCCCCTGGTACGCCGCGCTGCCGGCCGACGAGCGCTCCTGGGTGGGGCTGGTGGCGCAGGCCGGGTTCGGCGACTTCCTGCGCTGGCTGTCCGGCCCGGACCCCGACGTCCTCGCCGGGACCGCGCTCTTCGGCACCGCCCCGCGCGAGCTGATGCGCTCGGTGACGCTGCAGCAGACCGTCGAGCTGGTCCGGGCCGCGATCACGGTGGTCGAGGAGGGGCTGGACGCCGTCGTGGGTGAGAGCCACCCCGCCGAGCAGGTCATCGCCCGGGAGGCGCTGCTCCGCTACTCCCGCGAGGTCGCCTTCGCCGCCGCCGCGGTCTACGCCCGGGCCGCGGAGGCGCGCGGGGCGTGGGACGCCCGGCTGGAGGCGCTGCTCGTGGACGCGGTGCTGCGCGGGGACGGGGAGGACACGATCGCCTCCCGGGCCGCCGCCCTCGGCTGGACCCTCGACGCGGCGACGACGGTGGTGATCGGCCCCTCCAGCGAGGAGACCACGGCGGGAGCCGTCGCCCGGGTGCGGTCGGTGGCCCGTCAGGCCGGCGGGGAGGCGCTGGTCGGGGTGCAGGGCGACCGGCTGGTCGTGGTGCTCTCCGGCGGGCTGGACGTGCAGGCCACCGCCGAGCAGCTGGCCCGCTCGGAGTTCGGGCCCGGCCCCGTCGTCGTGGGGCCCACCGTGCCCCGGTTGCCGGTGGCGGCCCGCTCGGCGCGAGCGGCGCTGGCCGGGGTCGTGGCCGCCCGGGCCTGGCCCGAGGCGCCGCGCCCGGTGCTGGCCGACGACCTGCTGCCCGAGCGCGCCCTCAGCGGGGACGCAACGGCGCGGCGGGCGCTGGTGGACCGCGCCTACGTGCCGCTGGAGGAGGCGGGGGGTGCGCTGCTGGAGACGCTGACCGCCTACCTCGCCCACGGCGGGTCGCTGGAGGCGTGCGCGCGCTCGCTGTACGTCCACGCCAACACCGTCCGCTACCGGCTGCGACGCGTCGCGGAGGTCTGCGGCTGGACCCCGTCCGCCCCGCGCGAGCGGTTCGTCCTGCAGACGGCGCTGGCGCTGGGCCGGTTGTCGCAGTCCGGGCCGGGGGGCCGCGGCGAGGGCCAGACCCCCGCGCGCTGA
- the aceE gene encoding pyruvate dehydrogenase (acetyl-transferring), homodimeric type, which yields MARRDEAGNAPAGKGPILDGLLSQLPDIDPEETAEWLASLDGLVDERGSTRARYLVLQLLQRARERQVGVPSLTTTDYVNTIGPESEPTFPGDEEVERRYRAWIRWNAAVMVHRAQQPGIGVGGHISTYASSATLYEVGFNHFFRGKDHAGGGDQVFIQGHASPGVYARAFLEGRLSEEQLDGFRQEVSKAPNGLSSYPHPRLMPDFWEFPTVSMGLGPANAIYQAQFNRYLHDRGFKDTSQQHVWAYLGDGEMDEPESRGFAQLAAYEGLDNLTFVVNCNLQRLDGPVRGNGKIVQELESFFRGAGWNVIKVLWGREWDTLLAADHQGALVDLMNATPDGDYQTFKAENGAFVKENFFGRDPRTAKLVEGMSDDEVWNLKRGGHDYRKVHAAYQAAVNHTGQPTVILAKTIKGYGLGPHFAGRNATHQMKKLTLEDLKLLRDSLRIPISDEQLEKDPYRPPYFHPGEGDEAIQYLRKRRTDLGGPVPQRRVQHAPLHLPGEDSYKIAAKGSGKQEIATTMAFVRLLKDLMRDKEFGKRVVPIIPDEARTFGMDSLFPTIKIYNPHGQNYTSVDRELMLAYKEATDGQILHVGINEGGSIAAFTAAGSSYATHGQPMVPIYVFYSMFGFQRTGDNIWAASDTMARGFMIGATAGRTTLTGEGLQHADGHSLLLAATNPAVVSYDPAYAYEIGHIVKDGLRRMYGEDPENVIYYLTVYNEPMVMPAEPADVDVEGILRGMHRISVGEGDGPRTQLLASGVGVPWALEAQQLLKDDFGVVADVWSVTSWNELRRDGLACDEHAFLNPGEEARVPYVAQKLGGTTGPVVAVSDWMRQVPDQIAQWVPGEFASLGADGFGLSDTRAAARRYFHIDGPSVAVRALEMLAKRGEVDWRAPGQAIEKYRLHDVRAGRSGNAGGES from the coding sequence GTGGCCAGACGCGATGAGGCGGGCAACGCCCCCGCCGGCAAGGGCCCCATCCTCGACGGCCTGCTCTCGCAGTTGCCGGACATCGACCCCGAGGAGACGGCCGAGTGGCTGGCCTCCCTCGACGGCCTCGTGGACGAGCGGGGCAGCACCCGCGCCCGGTACCTCGTGCTGCAGCTGCTGCAGCGCGCCCGCGAGCGCCAGGTCGGGGTCCCGAGCCTGACCACGACGGACTACGTCAACACCATCGGCCCCGAGAGCGAACCCACGTTCCCGGGCGACGAGGAGGTCGAGCGCCGCTACCGCGCCTGGATCCGGTGGAACGCGGCGGTCATGGTGCACCGCGCCCAGCAGCCCGGGATCGGCGTCGGGGGCCACATCTCCACCTACGCCTCCTCGGCGACGCTGTACGAGGTGGGCTTCAACCACTTCTTCCGCGGCAAGGACCACGCCGGCGGCGGGGACCAGGTCTTCATCCAGGGCCACGCCTCCCCCGGCGTCTACGCGCGCGCCTTCCTCGAGGGCCGTCTCAGCGAGGAGCAGCTCGACGGGTTCCGCCAGGAGGTCTCCAAGGCCCCGAACGGGCTGTCGTCGTACCCCCACCCCCGGCTCATGCCGGACTTCTGGGAGTTCCCGACGGTCTCGATGGGTCTGGGCCCGGCGAACGCGATCTACCAGGCGCAGTTCAACAGGTACCTGCACGACCGCGGCTTCAAGGACACCTCGCAGCAGCACGTCTGGGCCTACCTCGGTGACGGCGAGATGGACGAGCCGGAGTCGCGCGGCTTCGCCCAGCTCGCGGCCTACGAGGGGCTCGACAACCTCACGTTCGTCGTGAACTGCAACCTGCAGCGCCTCGACGGGCCGGTGCGCGGCAACGGGAAGATCGTCCAGGAGCTCGAGTCGTTCTTCCGCGGTGCGGGCTGGAACGTCATCAAGGTCCTGTGGGGCCGCGAGTGGGACACCCTGCTCGCCGCCGACCACCAGGGCGCGCTGGTGGACCTCATGAACGCCACCCCCGACGGGGACTACCAGACGTTCAAGGCCGAGAACGGGGCCTTCGTCAAGGAGAACTTCTTCGGGCGCGACCCGCGCACCGCGAAGCTCGTCGAGGGCATGTCCGACGACGAGGTCTGGAACCTCAAGCGCGGCGGCCACGACTACCGCAAGGTGCACGCGGCCTACCAGGCGGCGGTGAACCACACCGGGCAGCCGACGGTGATCCTGGCCAAGACCATCAAGGGCTACGGGCTGGGGCCGCACTTCGCCGGGCGCAACGCGACCCACCAGATGAAGAAGCTGACCCTGGAGGACCTCAAGCTCCTGCGCGACTCGCTGCGCATCCCGATCAGCGACGAGCAGCTGGAGAAGGACCCCTACCGCCCGCCGTACTTCCACCCCGGTGAGGGCGACGAGGCGATCCAGTACCTGCGCAAGCGCCGCACCGACCTCGGCGGGCCCGTCCCGCAGCGCCGCGTCCAGCACGCTCCGCTGCACCTGCCCGGCGAGGACTCCTACAAGATCGCCGCCAAGGGCTCGGGCAAGCAGGAGATCGCCACCACCATGGCGTTCGTCCGCCTGCTCAAGGACCTCATGCGGGACAAGGAGTTCGGCAAGCGGGTCGTCCCGATCATCCCCGACGAGGCCCGGACCTTCGGGATGGACTCGCTCTTCCCGACGATCAAGATCTACAACCCGCACGGGCAGAACTACACCTCCGTGGACCGCGAGCTGATGCTCGCCTACAAGGAGGCCACCGACGGCCAGATCCTGCACGTCGGCATCAACGAGGGCGGGTCCATCGCGGCCTTCACCGCAGCCGGTTCGTCCTACGCGACGCACGGGCAGCCGATGGTCCCGATCTACGTCTTCTACTCGATGTTCGGGTTCCAGCGCACCGGCGACAACATCTGGGCCGCGAGCGACACCATGGCCCGCGGGTTCATGATCGGCGCCACGGCGGGCCGCACGACGCTGACCGGCGAGGGCCTGCAGCACGCCGACGGCCACTCGCTGCTGCTGGCGGCGACGAACCCGGCGGTGGTGTCCTACGACCCCGCCTACGCCTACGAGATCGGGCACATCGTCAAGGACGGTCTGCGCCGGATGTACGGCGAGGACCCCGAGAACGTCATCTACTACCTCACCGTCTACAACGAGCCCATGGTCATGCCGGCCGAGCCGGCGGACGTCGACGTCGAGGGCATCCTGCGCGGCATGCACCGCATCTCCGTGGGCGAGGGCGACGGTCCCCGGACCCAGCTGCTGGCCTCGGGCGTCGGTGTCCCGTGGGCGCTGGAGGCCCAGCAGCTGCTGAAGGACGACTTCGGGGTCGTGGCCGACGTCTGGTCGGTGACGAGCTGGAACGAGCTGCGCCGCGACGGCCTCGCCTGCGACGAGCACGCCTTCCTCAACCCCGGCGAGGAGGCCCGCGTCCCGTACGTGGCCCAGAAGCTCGGCGGCACGACCGGTCCGGTCGTGGCGGTCAGCGACTGGATGCGCCAGGTGCCCGACCAGATCGCGCAGTGGGTGCCGGGCGAGTTCGCCTCCCTCGGCGCCGACGGGTTCGGCCTCTCCGACACCCGCGCCGCGGCGCGCCGCTACTTCCACATCGACGGCCCCTCCGTCGCGGTGCGCGCCCTGGAGATGCTCGCCAAGCGCGGCGAGGTCGACTGGCGGGCCCCCGGCCAGGCCATCGAGAAGTACCGCCTGCACGACGTCCGCGCCGGGCGCAGCGGCAACGCGGGCGGCGAGAGCTGA
- the fdhD gene encoding formate dehydrogenase accessory sulfurtransferase FdhD: MGRVTVRARTTRLDLDDGSARARADTLAVEEPLQLEVDGEQLTVTMRTPGDDVDLALGFLHAEGLLTAAEDVVSAVHCTDLGPDGEPTYNLLRIAARPGSRLAGERVARPFTTTSACGVCGSASVEDVLARVPAPLHADPVRVGTDVLAGLPDTLRAAQSAFERTGGLHAAGLFDATGALRCLREDVGRHNAVDKVVGWGLREGLLPLRGSVLVVSGRASFELVQKAAMAGVPVLAAVSAPSSLAVSLAREVGMTLLGFVRPPRANAYSREDRLVPPGASGETGVGACPTAVLT, encoded by the coding sequence GTGGGAAGGGTCACCGTCCGTGCGCGCACCACCCGGCTCGACCTCGATGACGGGTCGGCCCGCGCACGCGCCGACACCCTCGCCGTCGAGGAACCCCTGCAGCTGGAGGTCGACGGCGAGCAGCTGACCGTCACGATGCGCACCCCCGGCGACGACGTCGACCTCGCGCTGGGCTTCCTGCACGCCGAGGGCCTGCTCACCGCGGCCGAGGACGTCGTGTCCGCGGTGCACTGCACCGACCTCGGCCCCGACGGCGAACCCACCTACAACCTGCTGCGGATCGCGGCCCGCCCCGGCAGCCGGCTGGCCGGGGAGCGCGTCGCCCGCCCGTTCACCACGACGTCGGCCTGCGGGGTCTGCGGCTCGGCCAGCGTCGAGGACGTCCTGGCCCGGGTGCCCGCCCCGCTGCACGCGGACCCGGTGCGGGTGGGCACCGACGTCCTGGCCGGCCTGCCCGACACCCTGCGCGCCGCGCAGTCCGCCTTCGAGCGCACCGGCGGGCTGCACGCCGCGGGGCTCTTCGACGCCACCGGCGCCCTGCGCTGCCTGCGCGAGGACGTCGGGCGGCACAACGCCGTGGACAAGGTCGTCGGCTGGGGCCTGCGCGAGGGGCTGCTCCCGCTGCGCGGCAGCGTGCTGGTCGTCTCCGGGCGGGCCTCCTTCGAGCTGGTGCAGAAGGCGGCGATGGCCGGGGTCCCGGTGCTGGCCGCGGTCTCGGCCCCGTCCTCGCTGGCGGTCTCGCTGGCCCGGGAGGTCGGGATGACGCTGCTCGGCTTCGTGCGCCCGCCGCGGGCCAACGCCTACTCCCGGGAGGACCGGCTGGTGCCTCCCGGGGCCTCCGGGGAGACCGGGGTGGGTGCCTGTCCGACGGCAGTCCTAACCTGA
- a CDS encoding DUF3052 domain-containing protein — protein sequence MGATADPAADEAAVAKLGFKSGQLVQELGWDEQVDEDFREAVEDLIGSELLDEDADDVADVVICWYREGDGDLVDALVDAITNLADGGIVWLLTPKKGRPGHVPAAEIDEAAPTAGLHATTSVSACANWAGTRMTTPKSGRR from the coding sequence GTGGGTGCCACCGCGGACCCTGCGGCCGATGAGGCTGCAGTGGCCAAGCTGGGCTTCAAGTCCGGGCAACTGGTCCAGGAGCTCGGCTGGGACGAGCAGGTCGACGAGGACTTCCGGGAGGCCGTCGAGGACCTGATCGGCAGCGAGCTGCTCGACGAGGACGCCGACGACGTCGCGGACGTCGTGATCTGCTGGTACCGCGAGGGTGACGGTGATCTGGTGGACGCTCTCGTCGACGCCATCACCAACCTCGCCGACGGCGGCATCGTCTGGCTCCTGACCCCCAAGAAGGGCCGCCCGGGCCACGTGCCCGCGGCCGAGATCGACGAGGCGGCCCCCACGGCCGGCCTGCACGCCACCACGAGCGTCAGCGCCTGCGCCAACTGGGCGGGCACGCGCATGACGACGCCGAAGAGCGGCCGCCGCTGA
- a CDS encoding peroxiredoxin, with translation MPHHDPPGPGDAFPVPGAVVPDQHGERLPLRELWAQGPALLVLVPAAFSTHCTAELGALAFEIERFDAAGVQLAALSCDPVTSLRAWGEDRVYPFPLLSDFWPHGAVSRALGAFDEDLGVAQRLSLLVVDGTVRWSLRGDLGAPRSLKRHLAALDEV, from the coding sequence GTGCCGCACCACGACCCCCCGGGACCGGGGGACGCCTTCCCCGTCCCGGGGGCCGTGGTCCCCGACCAGCACGGGGAGCGCCTGCCCCTGCGGGAGCTGTGGGCGCAGGGACCCGCGCTGCTGGTGCTGGTGCCGGCGGCGTTCTCGACCCACTGCACCGCCGAGCTGGGGGCGCTGGCCTTCGAGATCGAGCGCTTCGACGCGGCCGGGGTCCAGCTGGCCGCGCTGTCCTGCGACCCGGTGACCTCCCTGCGCGCGTGGGGCGAGGACCGGGTCTACCCCTTCCCGCTGCTCAGCGACTTCTGGCCGCACGGGGCGGTGTCGCGCGCGCTGGGGGCCTTCGACGAGGACCTGGGTGTCGCGCAGCGGCTGTCGCTGCTCGTCGTCGACGGGACCGTCCGCTGGTCCCTGCGCGGGGACCTGGGCGCGCCCCGCTCGCTGAAGCGCCACCTGGCGGCTCTCGACGAGGTGTGA
- a CDS encoding Nif3-like dinuclear metal center hexameric protein, whose amino-acid sequence MIPPDGAPPTLQQVTDALEVMHPLDRAQPWDAVGLVCGDPDAPVRRVHFAVDPVEAAVEEAIAAGADLLVTHHPLLLRPVSSVAATTFKGRLVHRAVRAGLALYVAHTNADAGTPGVSDALARVLDLDDLLPLEPLPGRPELGIGRVGNLAAPERLGDFADRVARALPETEQGVRVAGDADALVQRVAVCGGSGDGLFDRVRASGADVYVTADLRHHPASEARERARFERGPGEGAESGRPFLVDVAHWASEWPWLAGCADRLVVALAADGRTVVAHVSTTRTDPWTLRVPSRGE is encoded by the coding sequence GTGATCCCCCCGGACGGCGCACCCCCCACCCTCCAGCAGGTCACCGACGCCCTCGAGGTGATGCACCCGCTGGACCGGGCGCAGCCCTGGGACGCGGTCGGGCTGGTCTGCGGCGACCCCGACGCCCCCGTGCGCCGGGTCCACTTCGCCGTCGACCCCGTCGAGGCCGCGGTGGAGGAGGCGATCGCCGCCGGGGCGGACCTGCTGGTCACCCACCACCCGCTGCTGCTGCGCCCGGTGAGCTCCGTGGCCGCGACGACGTTCAAGGGGCGGCTGGTGCACCGCGCGGTCCGGGCCGGTCTGGCCCTGTACGTCGCGCACACCAACGCCGACGCGGGCACCCCGGGCGTCTCCGACGCGCTGGCCCGCGTCCTGGACCTCGACGACCTCCTCCCGCTGGAGCCCCTGCCGGGCCGTCCCGAGCTCGGCATCGGCCGGGTCGGGAACCTCGCCGCCCCCGAGCGCCTCGGCGACTTCGCCGACCGCGTGGCCCGCGCCCTGCCCGAGACCGAGCAGGGGGTCCGCGTCGCCGGCGACGCCGACGCCCTCGTCCAGCGGGTCGCGGTGTGCGGGGGGTCGGGCGACGGCCTCTTCGACCGGGTCCGCGCCAGCGGGGCCGACGTCTACGTCACCGCCGACCTGCGCCACCACCCCGCCTCGGAGGCCCGCGAGCGCGCGAGGTTCGAGCGCGGCCCGGGGGAGGGGGCCGAGTCGGGCCGTCCGTTCCTGGTCGACGTGGCCCACTGGGCCAGCGAGTGGCCCTGGCTGGCGGGGTGCGCGGACCGCCTGGTGGTGGCGCTGGCCGCCGACGGCCGTACGGTGGTCGCCCACGTGTCCACCACGCGCACCGACCCCTGGACGTTGCGCGTCCCCAGCCGAGGAGAGTGA
- a CDS encoding zinc ribbon domain-containing protein has product MPKAPAIDQQRLLDLQALDTRLAQLAHRRRTLPEQVELDGLEKERRRAADVLVAARTLVGDAERQVAKAEADVAQVRERADRNTARLRSGGVSAKDAQALEHELESLGRRQGVLEEEELLVMERLEQAQFAAAELTTNDAELAEQITEVTARRDEALAGIAREETATLARRQAIVMGIDDALVALYEKVRAPRGGVGAAMLRARRCEGCRLELNASDLGVIRATASDEVVFCEECGRILVRTDESGV; this is encoded by the coding sequence ATGCCGAAGGCTCCGGCGATCGACCAGCAGCGACTGCTGGACCTGCAAGCGCTCGACACCCGCCTGGCCCAGCTGGCGCACCGTCGCCGGACGCTGCCCGAGCAGGTCGAGCTGGACGGGCTGGAGAAGGAGCGCCGCCGCGCCGCGGACGTGCTCGTCGCCGCCCGCACCCTGGTCGGCGACGCCGAGCGGCAGGTCGCGAAGGCCGAGGCCGACGTCGCGCAGGTGCGCGAGCGCGCCGACCGCAACACCGCGCGGCTGCGGTCGGGCGGTGTCTCGGCCAAGGACGCGCAGGCCCTGGAGCACGAGCTGGAGTCCCTCGGGCGCCGTCAGGGCGTGCTCGAGGAGGAGGAGCTGCTCGTCATGGAGCGCCTGGAGCAGGCGCAGTTCGCCGCGGCCGAGCTGACCACCAACGACGCCGAGCTGGCCGAGCAGATCACCGAGGTCACCGCGCGCCGCGACGAGGCGCTGGCCGGCATCGCGCGCGAGGAGACCGCGACGCTGGCGCGTCGCCAGGCGATCGTCATGGGCATCGACGACGCCCTCGTCGCGCTCTACGAGAAGGTCCGCGCCCCCCGCGGCGGGGTCGGGGCGGCGATGCTGCGCGCGCGCCGGTGCGAGGGGTGCCGCCTGGAGCTGAACGCCTCCGACCTGGGCGTCATCCGCGCCACGGCCTCCGACGAGGTCGTCTTCTGCGAGGAGTGCGGCCGGATCCTGGTGCGCACGGACGAATCGGGGGTCTGA
- a CDS encoding bifunctional RNase H/acid phosphatase yields the protein MGRRLRVEADGGSRGNPGPAGYGAVVKDAATGEVLAEVAESIGRATNNVAEYRGLVAGLRAAQAVDPEASVEVRMDSKLVVEQMSGRWQVKHADMRALAQEARSLVRPGLVDFGWIPRAQNSHADRLANEAMDAAAAGRAWQRAGASGTASPAAAAPPAAEADPDAPPTVLVLVRHGSTALTEQRRVSGRYGEDPELSDRGRAEAAAAATCWDVQDADVVVTSTLRRSQQTARIIAEALGADVVVDPQWDETDFGEWDGLTAGEVVKRWPREFAAWNDSPEAAPPGGESIATVERRVLAARDDLLRRWAGRRVVLVSHGDPLRVLLRSVLGVDGRMQRRIHVDPGSRTLLRYRADGTGEVLAVNRV from the coding sequence GTGGGCCGGCGGCTGCGCGTCGAGGCCGACGGGGGGTCCCGGGGCAACCCCGGGCCCGCGGGCTACGGGGCGGTGGTCAAGGACGCCGCGACGGGGGAGGTCCTCGCCGAGGTCGCGGAGTCCATCGGGCGGGCCACCAACAACGTCGCCGAGTACCGGGGACTGGTCGCGGGGCTGCGGGCCGCGCAGGCCGTCGACCCCGAGGCGAGCGTGGAGGTCCGGATGGACTCCAAGCTCGTCGTGGAGCAGATGTCGGGGCGCTGGCAGGTCAAGCACGCGGACATGCGCGCCCTGGCCCAGGAGGCCCGCTCGCTGGTGCGACCGGGGCTGGTGGACTTCGGCTGGATCCCGCGCGCGCAGAACTCCCACGCCGACCGGCTCGCCAACGAGGCGATGGACGCCGCCGCGGCCGGTCGCGCGTGGCAGCGGGCGGGCGCGAGCGGGACGGCGTCCCCGGCCGCCGCGGCTCCCCCCGCCGCGGAGGCGGACCCCGACGCGCCGCCGACGGTGCTCGTGCTCGTGCGCCACGGCTCGACGGCGCTGACCGAGCAGCGCCGGGTCTCCGGCCGGTACGGGGAGGACCCGGAGCTGTCGGACCGGGGTCGGGCCGAGGCGGCGGCCGCCGCGACCTGCTGGGACGTTCAGGACGCCGACGTCGTCGTGACCTCCACGCTGCGCCGCTCGCAGCAGACCGCGCGGATCATCGCCGAGGCGCTGGGCGCGGACGTCGTCGTGGACCCGCAGTGGGACGAGACGGACTTCGGGGAGTGGGACGGCCTGACCGCCGGCGAGGTCGTGAAGCGCTGGCCGCGGGAGTTCGCCGCCTGGAACGACTCCCCGGAGGCGGCGCCGCCGGGCGGGGAGTCGATCGCGACGGTGGAGCGCCGGGTGCTGGCCGCCCGCGACGACCTGCTGCGGCGCTGGGCGGGTCGCCGGGTGGTCCTGGTCAGCCACGGCGACCCGCTGCGGGTCCTGCTCCGCTCGGTCCTCGGCGTCGACGGGCGGATGCAGCGCCGGATCCACGTGGACCCGGGCTCGCGGACCCTGCTGCGCTACCGCGCCGACGGGACGGGCGAGGTCCTGGCGGTCAACCGGGTGTGA